The following are encoded in a window of Amycolatopsis lexingtonensis genomic DNA:
- a CDS encoding SIR2 family NAD-dependent protein deacylase: MSDLARAAELLDGAGALLICAGAGMGVDSGLPDFRGGEGFWREYPPYARLGLRFEELADPRHFAEDPELAWGFYGHRLSLYRKTVPHDGFRLLLGVAPPGGTRVFTSNVDGQFQEAGFEHVAEAHGSIHHLQCLAGCTTDIWPAAGLDVDIDEETMRAVPPLPSCPRCGGLARPNILMFGDYDWLPHRSQAQLDELTAWRRTARDLVVVELGAGRAVPTVRRYSELASAATGALIRINPREPEIRHNHGVSIAAGALETLTALLA, encoded by the coding sequence GTGAGTGACCTCGCTCGTGCCGCGGAGCTGCTCGACGGCGCCGGCGCGCTGCTGATCTGCGCCGGCGCCGGCATGGGCGTCGACTCCGGCCTCCCGGACTTCCGCGGCGGCGAAGGGTTCTGGCGCGAGTACCCGCCGTACGCCCGGCTCGGGCTGCGGTTCGAGGAGCTCGCCGACCCGCGCCACTTCGCCGAAGACCCCGAGCTGGCTTGGGGTTTCTACGGGCACCGGCTTTCGCTGTACCGGAAAACCGTGCCGCACGACGGGTTCCGGCTGCTGCTCGGCGTCGCCCCGCCCGGCGGCACCCGCGTCTTCACGTCCAATGTGGACGGGCAGTTCCAGGAGGCGGGCTTCGAGCACGTCGCCGAAGCGCACGGCTCGATCCACCACCTGCAGTGCCTCGCCGGCTGCACCACGGACATCTGGCCCGCGGCCGGCCTCGACGTCGACATCGACGAAGAGACCATGCGCGCGGTGCCGCCGCTGCCGTCGTGCCCCCGCTGCGGCGGGCTGGCCCGGCCGAACATCCTGATGTTCGGCGACTACGACTGGCTCCCGCACCGCAGCCAGGCCCAGCTCGACGAGCTGACGGCGTGGCGCCGGACGGCACGCGACCTCGTGGTGGTGGAACTGGGCGCGGGCCGGGCGGTCCCGACGGTCCGCCGCTACAGCGAACTGGCCAGCGCGGCGACCGGGGCGCTGATCCGGATCAACCCGCGCGAACCCGAGATCCGCCACAACCACGGCGTCTCGATCGCGGCCGGCGCGCTGGAGACGTTGACCGCCTTGCTGGCCTAA
- a CDS encoding AAA family ATPase, whose product MGSTERDLAADLQRIIRATADSVAGSGGNELIDRVTGHVGPLPGVVVVTRNWPMWEHANIQRGVDAYLAEHGTDVGWFGIAGGQRTHEDLIGMLVIARKQGTFELGSVDYTTTATGPEEATEAVQLGLVGTRAPGGEPVLLAIRGANPQWGQMEARLEVLATSRAIATEVRDRVERVMARHDVLRGQVLAFGASENRGNDLLTFLPRPTLTGEEVVLPEGVLEAIERHTVGIAEHGERLLAAGQHLKRGLLLHGPPGTGKTHTVRYLMSRLPDTTVIILTGTAMRFVAKAAALARRLQPSVVVVEDVDLIAQDRSYGPDAHPLLFTLLDAMDGVGGDADVTFLLTTNRAGALERALADRPGRVDLAVEIPLPDAAGREALLRLYARGLKLTADLAPIVAATEGVTASFAKELLRRASLLALASRPEDEVVVGDEELTAALREMQDARSSLTRSLLGSSAAQ is encoded by the coding sequence ATGGGGAGCACCGAGCGCGACCTCGCCGCCGACTTGCAGCGCATCATCCGGGCGACCGCCGACTCCGTGGCCGGGAGCGGGGGCAACGAGCTGATCGACCGCGTCACCGGGCACGTCGGGCCGCTGCCCGGCGTGGTGGTCGTGACCCGCAACTGGCCGATGTGGGAGCACGCGAACATCCAGCGCGGCGTCGACGCCTACCTCGCCGAACACGGCACCGACGTCGGCTGGTTCGGCATCGCGGGCGGCCAGCGCACGCACGAGGACCTGATCGGGATGCTCGTGATCGCGCGCAAGCAGGGCACGTTCGAGCTCGGCTCGGTCGACTACACGACGACGGCGACCGGTCCCGAGGAGGCGACTGAGGCCGTGCAGCTCGGGCTCGTCGGCACGCGGGCACCGGGCGGCGAGCCGGTGCTGCTCGCGATCCGCGGCGCGAACCCGCAGTGGGGACAGATGGAGGCGCGGCTCGAGGTGCTGGCGACGTCGCGGGCGATCGCGACGGAGGTGCGCGACCGCGTCGAGCGCGTGATGGCCCGGCACGACGTGCTGCGCGGGCAGGTGCTGGCCTTCGGCGCCAGCGAAAACCGCGGCAACGACCTGCTGACGTTCCTCCCGCGGCCCACGCTGACCGGCGAGGAGGTGGTGCTCCCCGAAGGCGTGCTCGAAGCGATCGAGCGGCACACGGTCGGCATCGCCGAGCACGGCGAGCGGCTGCTGGCCGCCGGGCAGCACCTCAAGCGCGGCCTGCTGCTGCACGGCCCGCCCGGCACCGGCAAGACGCACACCGTCCGGTACCTGATGAGCCGCCTGCCGGACACCACGGTGATCATCCTGACCGGCACGGCGATGCGGTTCGTCGCGAAGGCGGCGGCGCTGGCGCGGCGGCTGCAGCCCAGCGTGGTCGTGGTGGAGGACGTCGACCTCATCGCCCAGGACCGCAGCTACGGCCCGGACGCGCACCCGCTGCTGTTCACCCTGCTCGACGCGATGGACGGCGTGGGCGGCGACGCCGACGTGACGTTCCTGCTCACCACCAACCGCGCGGGCGCGCTGGAACGCGCACTGGCCGACCGCCCGGGCCGCGTCGACCTGGCGGTGGAGATCCCGCTCCCGGACGCGGCGGGCCGGGAGGCGCTGCTGCGCCTGTACGCGCGCGGGCTGAAGCTGACGGCGGACCTGGCCCCGATCGTGGCGGCGACGGAGGGCGTCACGGCGTCGTTCGCGAAGGAACTGCTGCGGCGCGCGTCGTTGCTGGCGCTGGCTTCGCGGCCGGAGGACGAGGTCGTGGTGGGTGACGAGGAGCTGACGGCGGCGCTGCGGGAGATGCAGGACGCGCGGAGTTCCTTGACGCGGTCGTTGCTGGGCAGTTCAGCTGCGCAGTGA
- a CDS encoding endonuclease/exonuclease/phosphatase family protein gives MVLAEETRSRRKNPLVTALLVVPVVPLAGLAALRLIGFDGNWYTLIALSLTPYAVVAGLLAGGLALAFRRWWTGGVALVLSIALAVLVVPRLSASEQREVHGKTLRVLSSNLLYGQADPKAVVDLVREQRIDVLNLVEMTPRVVDGLTAAGLFQLLPYRVLHPAPGAFGSGIVSRFPLKEVNLTGDSAAKQPGAQADLGDGVVAEIVAVHPISPDVDTPQWEREMKDLSRAAGEHGLRILAGDFNATLDHAAFRTVLSRGYNDAAEEHGSALTPTWPSSLPVVTIDHVVVDNRAAVLDYRVFDVPGSDHRAVFAEVRLP, from the coding sequence ATGGTCCTTGCGGAAGAGACGCGGTCACGGCGGAAGAACCCGCTGGTCACGGCCCTGCTGGTGGTACCCGTCGTGCCGCTGGCCGGCCTGGCGGCGCTGCGCCTGATCGGCTTCGACGGCAACTGGTACACCCTGATCGCGCTGTCGCTGACGCCGTACGCGGTGGTCGCGGGCCTGCTCGCCGGTGGCCTGGCGCTGGCCTTCCGGCGCTGGTGGACCGGTGGGGTCGCGCTGGTGCTGTCGATCGCGCTGGCCGTCCTCGTGGTCCCGCGGCTGTCCGCGAGCGAGCAGCGCGAGGTGCACGGCAAGACGCTGCGCGTGCTCTCGTCGAACCTGCTCTACGGCCAGGCGGACCCGAAGGCCGTCGTCGACCTGGTGCGCGAGCAGCGGATCGACGTGCTGAACCTGGTCGAGATGACGCCACGGGTGGTCGACGGGCTGACCGCGGCCGGGCTGTTCCAGCTGCTGCCGTACCGGGTGCTGCACCCGGCGCCGGGCGCGTTCGGCTCGGGGATCGTGTCGCGCTTCCCGCTCAAGGAGGTCAACCTGACCGGCGATTCGGCGGCCAAGCAGCCGGGCGCGCAGGCCGACCTCGGCGACGGCGTGGTGGCGGAGATCGTCGCCGTGCACCCGATCTCCCCGGACGTCGACACCCCGCAGTGGGAGCGCGAGATGAAGGACCTTTCGCGCGCGGCGGGCGAGCACGGCCTGCGCATCCTGGCGGGCGACTTCAACGCGACGCTGGACCACGCGGCGTTCCGGACCGTGCTGTCCCGCGGCTACAACGACGCGGCCGAGGAGCACGGCTCGGCGCTGACCCCGACGTGGCCCTCGTCGCTGCCGGTGGTGACGATCGACCACGTCGTCGTCGACAACCGCGCGGCGGTGCTGGACTACCGGGTGTTCGACGTCCCGGGCAGCGACCACCGGGCGGTGTTCGCCGAGGTGCGCCTGCCTTAG
- a CDS encoding antibiotic biosynthesis monooxygenase family protein, translated as MSVVKINAIEVPEGAGPELEKRFAARMHAVDQQPGFLGFELLRPVSGETRYFVYTKWETEEAYQAWAKGGPAAAAHSGERAKPVSTGANLLEFEVVLGSQPGE; from the coding sequence ATGAGTGTCGTGAAGATCAACGCGATCGAAGTTCCCGAAGGCGCCGGCCCCGAGCTGGAGAAGCGCTTCGCCGCCCGCATGCACGCGGTCGACCAGCAGCCCGGGTTCCTCGGATTCGAGCTGCTGCGCCCGGTTTCCGGCGAGACGCGCTACTTCGTGTACACGAAGTGGGAGACGGAAGAGGCCTACCAGGCGTGGGCGAAGGGCGGCCCGGCCGCGGCGGCGCACTCGGGCGAGCGCGCCAAGCCGGTGTCCACCGGGGCGAACCTCCTGGAGTTCGAGGTCGTCCTCGGTTCGCAGCCGGGTGAGTGA